TTGCTTTCGAACGTTTTCCATTTATTTATCATAGGTAGTGTGAATGTAGTGGAGTGGAGTGAAGTGATTTGAACTTTGAAAAAGAAAGATAGAGAGAATCAAACAAAGGTAAAGGGAAGCAAAGATCTATATGTGTTGGCTGTCAAAATGTTTATCGGATTCTTCCTTGTTTGTTGATAGTAAAGTCATCACTTTATTCCCTTCCTTCACATGCAGCTTCCTTTTTTCTTACAAATTGGAGATGACTCATGTCGCCATCGAATTTTAATCATAATAAAGGAATATCACGTACATGAATCCGCAGATGATCTAGGCTCCGATTGGCGTGTAGACTGTTGGGGGCTTTAGGATATTCTAAAGCCATGAAAGTCAAAACAAAACCAATCAGGCTTTTACTTTCATTTTTTTCTCTAAGGTTTCTACAATTGTCAACCGTCGACTGTTAACTATTTACTCCTTAAATATTTGTTTGTTCTAAAGTCAGTTAAACGAGACTTTACATGGCTGTGAAGATTTATTTATTTATTTTTTGCATTTTTCAAGTTTCTTTCCTTTTCTAATAAAAACTAAAACAATAAAATAAAAATATGTAACATAACAAAACTAAAATCTAATAAAAATTAAACTAAATCAAATTAATTTCAGCTTCCTTTTTTGTAAACATAAATTCTTATTGTTTATGACAAAAATAAATAAAATACATTGTATTGATAAATTTTCACAAATTTCTTGTTTCAAATTACATAATACTTCCTTTCCATGTTTCAAAAGATGTGTGTTTTAGAATTTTTACGCATATAAACTAGGGCTGGGCAAAAATCCGAATCCGAAGAATCGAACCGAATCTGATCTGATCTGAACCGAAATTAATTGAATATCCGAACGGATTTAAAATTTTGGAGCTGAAATCTTTGCCCCCAAAAATCTGAAACCCGAGTAGACCTGAACCGAAACCCAAATGGAGACCCAAACGCTCACCCCTAATATAAACACTCAACAACTTCATCTATTTTTTTCAATTTATTCCATTGCTTAGTGTAATTTTTGATTATTCAATTTTATCGTTCTGAATACTTTCTCATATTTTATTTTCAAGATTTTTGCATTCTTACGGATCTTATATTAGTTTTTGTACATAATTCATAATATAAATATATGTTTTTATAATAATAACAGTTTGTAAAGCTTTTTATACCAATCAGACTTTTAAAAATATTTAAAATAACAGCCACAACCTTTAAAGTTAAAATCTTTACATCCAAAATTCTAAAGTCAAAGCATAAAGCGAAAGTATTTACCAATCGGAGCCCTAATACAAATACAATAATGCAATTTTCCTAAGCCAATTATCTTCCTTCCCCTTCCCTTCAGACCTTCCATCAAACAATTAGGTGTATGTAAAGTTGATTATGAAATTGATAGTTCCTTTGTTTCCGAAAGTAAGATTTTCTAAAGTGTTCACGCTTATTAAAAATTCAATAAATATTTATAATTTAATTTTTCTTTTACTTTATTATACACTTTTCAATAACTTTTCACCAATGAAATCTCATCAATTCAAATATTTTCATTTAATGTTTATTAAAAATATAAAAAAATACCTTACACATATACAAAATATTTCTTTGTGGAACAATAAAACATCTTACTTATTGAAACATTTGACTCTAAACCATGCCTAATTTTAACCTAGATTAACACACTCTTTTCAAAATAATTATTTTTGCGTAAATGATTTTAATATAATTCAGTTCTATTTTTTATGGAAGTCAGCAAACATCCGTTAATTTTGTTATCTATCACTGACATAATTCATCATAGCAGAATCCTTGTTACCTTTATTGGGATAAATAAAAAGTAATTACTGGTCATTGTAGCAGTTAACTTTGTGGCAGTCTCTTTTCTCAGACAGGACTCAGTGGTTGACCGTCGGCACACGTGTGAAGCATAAGTACAGCGAAACACCTCTCTTATGTTCGGTCCAATCCAAAAAACCAAACCAAACCAAACCAAACCGCATGGACGACTGATATTAAACGGGGTTTAAACTATAATAAGACAAAAGTTAGAGGGTATAACATGTAAATATTATCGCTGACAAAAAAAAACATGTAAATAATAAATATTATCTTGACTTTTTTTTTGTAAACTCGCGTCTTTGCTAACTTGTAGTTCGGTAATAAGTCTCGCTTCCACTCTCTCTCTCTCTCTCTCTCTCTCTCTTTCTCCATCTCCTTCCATTGTTCTTCCCCTTCTCTCTCTCTCTCTCTCTCTCTCTCGTTCTTCAAAGTTTTCTCCTTTTCATCTCAATTATTCTCTGTATCCTGTAACAATCTGAGGAAATGGATTCCAATTCATGGATTAATTGTCCCTCAGTTTTCTCATCCTCGTCTTCATCTCGACGGTGTCAATCTCGATCAGGTTCGCGCGTCTTCTTTATTTTCAGGATTCATCATGAGATTGATCCGTTAAATTTTTTGGGGGCAGATTTGTATATAGGGGGAGGGTACGAGGATCTTGAAGGAGAAGACGATTTGAAGTCGGAGTTTATCTGCCCTTTTTGCGCGGAGGTCTTTGACATTGTCGGGCTCTGTTGTCACATTGACGAAGAGCATCCTGTTGAGGTCAAGAACGGGGTAATTAACGAATCATCATCAAACCCTTCTTTAAAAATGTTACGTCTTTTGGAGACAGGACTTGTCTGATTGTTAGGTTTGTTCAAGGTCTTAGCTTTGTTCGGATTGTTGCAAAACTTGGTCTTATTTAGAAATTTAGAAGCTTTGCTTGAAATTGAAAATGTTTGGTTTTATGTTCTTCTCCAGCTGCTGCCTACCTGTTGTTTCTTCTTACCCGTCATTAAATGTTAATGTCTTTTGAGACAGGGCTTGTCTGATTCTTTGGTTTGGTCATGTCTTGGCTTTAGGTTTGTTCAGATTGTTACAAAACGTGGTTTCCTTTTTTAGAAAGTTCGAAGCTTTGCTTGAAAATGAGAATGTTGGTTGTTCTGCTCTTGGTGATGATGAAATGCTCTGCCTATATCTTGTTTCTCCTTATCAGATGAGCCCATTTAGGAGCTTTATGGAGGGATGATTTGTCTGATTCTTAGGTTTGGTCAGGTCTTTAGCTTCACCTTTGTTCTGATTGTTACAAAACATGGTTTCCTGTTTTAGAAAGTTTTAAGCTTTGAATGTAATTGAAAATGCTGGTTTTATGTTCTGTTCTTGGTGATGATGAAATGCTCTCTGCCTACCTGTTGTTTCCTTTTATCAGATGAGCCCATTTAACAGCTTTCTGGAGGCAGGTTTTGTCTGATTCTTAGGTTTGGTCAGGTCTTACCCTCAGCTTTGTTCAGATTGTTACAAAACTTGGTTTCCTCTTTTAGAAAGTTTGAAGCTTTATTGGTTTTATGTTCTGTTCTTGGTGATGTTAAAATGCTCTCTGCCAACCTCTTGTTTCTTCTTATCAGATGAGCCCATTTATCAGCCTTATGAAATCCAATCTTTGGAATATTTTCGTTAAATTGAGTATTCTTCATTAGCTGGTAATAAATAATTAGTGATCTTTCATGATCCTTATCTGCTTTGTCCTAAACATGGCCTTTGAAATTTTTTTGGATCTTTGTTATCTCTCAGGTCTGTCCTGTATGCACAAAGAGGGTGGGGTTAGATATCGTTGGCCACATCACTACGCAACATGCAAACTTTTTCAAGATATCCTTTCTTTATTACAAGTTATCTGATGCTTTGTTCTGTCTTATACCTTAGCTCTATGTTTATTCCTTGATGTGAGATTCTACGTGCAGCGAAGGAGAAGGTTGAGAAAAGGAGGATACAGCTCAGCTTATCTCGCCTTAAAGAAAGAACTCCGAGAAGCAAACTTACAGTCACTTCTCGGTGGATCTTCTTCAAGTTTCACTTCCTCAACCAATATAGATTCTGATCCGTTGCTGTCATCCTTTATGTTTAGTTCTCCTCCAAGCAAATCTGTTGTAGAAGGAACC
The DNA window shown above is from Brassica oleracea var. oleracea cultivar TO1000 chromosome C3, BOL, whole genome shotgun sequence and carries:
- the LOC106336201 gene encoding protein DEHYDRATION-INDUCED 19 homolog 4-like, whose product is MDSNSWINCPSVFSSSSSSRRCQSRSDLYIGGGYEDLEGEDDLKSEFICPFCAEVFDIVGLCCHIDEEHPVEVKNGVCPVCTKRVGLDIVGHITTQHANFFKVQRRRRLRKGGYSSAYLALKKELREANLQSLLGGSSSSFTSSTNIDSDPLLSSFMFSSPPSKSVVEGTSATKASHKASLKKDIQEEAPLSGEDQEKAKKSEFVRGLFLSTMLGDDY